A section of the Fusarium falciforme chromosome 8, complete sequence genome encodes:
- a CDS encoding NADH dehydrogenase [ubiquinone] 1 beta subcomplex subunit 7, translated as MASDAITEPRQATREEMRDAKLPIAYRDSCAHLLIPLNKCRRDTWYAPWKCTDERHSYEKCQYVEFKKRVAKMDELREAKGGARSN; from the exons ATGGCTTCCGACGCGATTACTGAGCCGCGGC AGGCGACCCGCGAGGAGATGCGCGATGCTAAACTCCCCATTGCCTACCGAGACAGCTGCGCACACCTCTTGATCCCTCTCAACAAGTGCCGGAGGGATACTTGGTATGCCCCCTGGAAGTGCACG GATGAGCGACACAGCTACGAAAAGTGCCAGTACgtcgagttcaagaagcGAGTCGCCAAGATGGACGAGTTGAGGGAAGCCAAGGGTGGTGCTCGAAGCAACTAG